One Dioscorea cayenensis subsp. rotundata cultivar TDr96_F1 chromosome 15, TDr96_F1_v2_PseudoChromosome.rev07_lg8_w22 25.fasta, whole genome shotgun sequence genomic region harbors:
- the LOC120278018 gene encoding inactive protein RESTRICTED TEV MOVEMENT 2-like, which yields MPTMEKEIEVERNYIELSSTSTWSQSGDAYTLLIDLPDFQKEQIRISIDDPSNTLSITCERPIPGDPWWRFTGDFPVPEECDINGMKANYENGVLCLIFPKVIHEEEDEGQEDSEVEIMKKSKHEVGKKVQVIMGMNNSTRQLILNVFAALLVLVVLWMSLSHKMRNNNNLEVAEE from the exons atgccAACCATGGAAAAGGAAATTGAAGTAGAAAGAAATTACATAGAATTGAGTTCAACGAGCACATGGTCTCAAAGCGGAGACGCCTATACTCTCCTCATCGACCTCCCAG attttcagAAAGAGCAAATACGCATTTCCATAGATGACCCTAGCAATACTTTAAGCATAACATGTGAGCGACCTATTCCCGGTGACCCATGGTGGCGTTTCACCGGAGATTTCCCTGTGCCGGAGGAGTGTGACATTAATGGAATGAAGGCTAACTATGAGAATGGAGTTCTTTGTTTGATCTTTccaaaagtcatccatgaagaagaagatgaaggtcAAGAAGATAGTGAAGTGGAGATCATGAAGAAGAGCAAGCATGAAGTTGGTAAGAAAGTTCAAGTTATTATGGGGATGAATAACAGCACTAGACAATTGATTTTAAATGTGTTTGCTGCTCTCTTAGTCTTGGTGGTGCTTTGGATGTCTCTAAGTCATAAGAtgaggaataataataatttggaaGTAGCTGAAGAGTAG